One window from the genome of Leucobacter aridicollis encodes:
- a CDS encoding methylated-DNA--[protein]-cysteine S-methyltransferase, which translates to MSSRHGTFTTSLGDLLFVAEGDALTGVYFPEHRYPPEPEAIGEDLGTEPNDPVLTEAARQLRQYLAGDRVEFNIALAPQGDNFSQQVWAMLQQIPYGTTTTYGELAASLGNRALAQRVGQAVGHNPVSVVIPCHRVLGADGSLTGFAGGLERKRTLLALEEPAAADAGRLF; encoded by the coding sequence ATGAGTTCGAGGCACGGCACCTTCACAACGTCCCTTGGAGATCTGCTGTTCGTCGCCGAGGGCGATGCACTGACAGGCGTCTACTTCCCTGAGCACCGATACCCGCCAGAGCCCGAAGCAATCGGCGAAGATCTCGGCACCGAACCGAACGATCCAGTGCTCACGGAGGCAGCACGCCAGCTCCGGCAGTACCTCGCCGGAGACCGCGTCGAGTTCAACATCGCTCTCGCGCCGCAAGGCGACAACTTCTCGCAGCAGGTGTGGGCGATGCTGCAGCAGATTCCCTACGGCACCACAACAACCTACGGCGAGCTCGCCGCCTCCCTCGGCAACCGAGCGCTTGCGCAGCGGGTCGGCCAGGCGGTCGGCCACAACCCTGTCAGTGTCGTGATTCCGTGCCACCGAGTGCTCGGTGCTGACGGCTCGCTCACCGGATTTGCCGGCGGGCTCGAACGCAAGCGGACCCTGCTGGCGCTCGAGGAGCCAGCGGCCGCAGACGCAGGGCGGCTGTTCTAG
- a CDS encoding TrmH family RNA methyltransferase — MSETPLPVPETHPERTTAGVGPWPGGREAWPTDDHYDPELLENGDTRNVVDRYRYWRMEAIVADLDEQRHPFHVAIENWQHDMNIGSIVRSANAFAADSVQIVGRRRWNKRGAMVTDRYQHVEHREDIAALVEWARGEGIPIIAIDNVPGCVPMETFDWPERCVMLFGQEGPGLSDEAIAAAEAVVEITQYGSTRSINASAAAAVAMYSWVTARSAQVPRLG; from the coding sequence GTGAGCGAGACCCCACTGCCTGTCCCAGAGACCCACCCCGAACGAACTACCGCGGGCGTTGGCCCGTGGCCGGGTGGACGGGAGGCCTGGCCGACCGATGACCATTACGACCCAGAGCTGCTCGAGAACGGCGACACCCGCAACGTCGTCGACCGCTACCGCTACTGGCGGATGGAGGCGATCGTCGCCGACCTTGACGAGCAACGCCACCCGTTTCACGTGGCCATTGAGAATTGGCAGCACGACATGAACATCGGTTCGATCGTGCGAAGCGCGAACGCGTTTGCCGCCGACAGCGTGCAGATCGTCGGTCGCCGGCGGTGGAACAAGCGCGGCGCGATGGTGACCGACCGCTACCAGCACGTCGAACACCGGGAGGACATCGCAGCGCTTGTGGAGTGGGCCAGGGGTGAGGGCATCCCGATTATCGCGATCGACAATGTGCCTGGCTGCGTACCGATGGAGACGTTCGATTGGCCGGAGCGCTGCGTCATGCTCTTCGGCCAGGAGGGCCCCGGGCTCTCTGATGAGGCGATCGCTGCGGCTGAGGCCGTCGTCGAGATCACGCAGTATGGATCGACGCGCTCGATCAACGCTTCGGCCGCCGCGGCAGTTGCGATGTACTCATGGGTGACTGCCCGCTCTGCCCAGGTGCCGCGATTGGGCTAG
- a CDS encoding MalY/PatB family protein — protein MSIESFAARVDATTAADLRQIGGTKWADPAIMGAFIAEMDFGVAPVIQRALHAAVDEGAFGYTPPKYRAQLQEATAARLRRLHGWSATAEQVFPVPDVITAYEIAIAKFSAPGSKIIVPTPSYMPFLSVPESLGREVIEVPLRNEGGVWRFDIVALQDAFDAGGGILVLCNPFNPIGRVFTRVELQEICDLVDRNGGRVFSDEIWAPLVFEGNELVSYATIGDVAAGHTITATAASKAWNLPGLKCAQLIVSNPADQATMDEIGYWAGRGTATLGLVGSAAAFEHGDQWLSEVLSYLQGNRDELVDLVAAHLPGVKLTHPEATYVGWLDFSETGLENPADFFREHAGVGLTDGSACGAAGVGSVRFIFAMPRPLMREAIQRMGEAFGSR, from the coding sequence ATGAGTATTGAGTCGTTTGCTGCGCGTGTAGACGCCACGACCGCGGCGGACCTGCGGCAGATTGGCGGAACGAAGTGGGCCGATCCGGCCATCATGGGAGCGTTTATCGCCGAGATGGACTTTGGTGTCGCGCCAGTTATTCAGCGGGCCCTGCACGCGGCGGTCGACGAGGGGGCGTTTGGCTACACACCACCGAAGTATCGGGCGCAGTTGCAGGAGGCGACGGCCGCGCGCCTTCGCAGGCTACACGGTTGGTCAGCGACAGCCGAGCAGGTGTTCCCAGTGCCCGACGTCATTACCGCGTACGAGATCGCAATTGCGAAGTTCTCAGCGCCAGGCTCGAAAATCATCGTCCCCACACCGTCGTACATGCCCTTCCTCTCAGTCCCCGAGTCACTCGGGCGCGAGGTGATCGAGGTTCCGCTGCGGAATGAGGGCGGCGTTTGGCGCTTCGACATCGTGGCGTTGCAAGACGCGTTCGACGCCGGCGGCGGCATCCTAGTGCTGTGTAACCCCTTCAACCCGATCGGGCGCGTGTTCACGCGCGTGGAGCTTCAGGAGATCTGTGATCTCGTTGATCGCAACGGGGGCCGGGTATTCTCGGATGAGATCTGGGCTCCGCTCGTCTTCGAGGGCAACGAGCTTGTGTCATATGCGACGATCGGCGATGTAGCTGCAGGGCACACGATCACCGCGACCGCGGCCTCGAAGGCGTGGAACCTCCCGGGCCTCAAGTGCGCCCAGCTCATAGTCTCGAATCCCGCGGACCAGGCGACAATGGATGAGATTGGGTACTGGGCGGGCCGGGGGACTGCCACCCTCGGGCTTGTCGGCAGCGCAGCTGCGTTCGAGCACGGCGATCAGTGGCTCAGCGAAGTGTTGAGCTATCTGCAAGGAAACCGTGACGAGCTCGTCGATCTTGTCGCGGCGCACCTCCCAGGAGTGAAACTGACACATCCCGAGGCGACATACGTAGGCTGGCTCGACTTCAGTGAGACAGGACTCGAGAACCCTGCTGACTTTTTCAGGGAGCACGCCGGGGTTGGGCTCACTGACGGCAGTGCGTGTGGTGCCGCAGGCGTGGGGAGCGTGCGCTTCATCTTCGCGATGCCGCGCCCGCTCATGCGCGAGGCAATTCAGCGTATGGGTGAGGCGTTCGGGTCCCGCTAG
- a CDS encoding winged helix-turn-helix domain-containing protein — protein sequence MALTATLPTQQTVTSPAAQPRATENEVRGFALYVGLSEDKLNSSDPSIGAVVSEIKRLVAQLAPNAETYAAVALAPAGTGGRDVDVVRLALGDPAAAHAHRKPQPSADRAASGVVLDLSRKRVLLDNVTANLTFREFELLQFLVLREGRTVGRDEIIDTLWADAEGEEIPSARTIDVHVRRLRVKLAHYQDIVRTVRGTGYRFDRHADVSILPASSPSPDFI from the coding sequence ATGGCTCTCACCGCCACCCTTCCCACCCAGCAGACCGTCACCTCGCCCGCCGCTCAGCCGCGAGCGACTGAAAACGAGGTTCGCGGCTTCGCGCTGTACGTCGGCCTCTCCGAGGACAAGCTCAACTCTTCCGATCCGTCAATCGGCGCAGTAGTGAGCGAGATCAAGCGCCTCGTCGCTCAGCTCGCTCCGAACGCCGAGACGTACGCGGCCGTTGCGCTCGCCCCTGCAGGCACCGGCGGTCGCGACGTCGATGTCGTTCGCCTCGCGCTTGGCGACCCCGCCGCCGCTCATGCGCACCGCAAACCGCAGCCAAGCGCTGACCGCGCGGCAAGCGGCGTGGTGCTCGACCTGTCGCGCAAGCGCGTGCTGCTCGACAACGTCACTGCGAACCTGACATTCCGTGAGTTCGAACTGCTGCAGTTCTTGGTGCTCCGCGAGGGTCGCACTGTGGGCCGCGACGAGATCATCGACACACTGTGGGCAGACGCCGAGGGCGAGGAAATCCCGAGCGCCCGCACGATCGATGTGCACGTGCGCCGCCTGCGCGTCAAGCTCGCCCACTACCAAGACATCGTGCGCACGGTGCGCGGCACGGGTTACCGATTCGACCGCCACGCAGACGTCTCGATCCTGCCCGCTTCGTCGCCAAGCCCAGATTTCATCTAG
- a CDS encoding DUF4870 domain-containing protein produces the protein MTTLPPEDNEQVPGTVGDPSATPPVDPSAPAAAPDAQQPTPPASFPEPQQPAAPQQPGAPTPPPGYGAPQQPGYGAPGQPAYGAPQPGYGAPQQPGYGAPQQPGYGYYQPQQGQQDPLPNLTASYWLSVFFLFIPALIFYLIESPRATPQVRALHAANLNFSLLRSALFVLGWILTIVPILGPMLLGLAHLAGFIFHIMAAAKLNETYRSGGGDPFLFNIPMVK, from the coding sequence ATGACTACGCTTCCCCCTGAAGATAACGAGCAGGTGCCAGGCACCGTGGGCGATCCGTCCGCCACACCGCCTGTCGACCCGTCGGCTCCCGCTGCCGCGCCTGACGCCCAGCAGCCGACTCCGCCAGCGAGTTTTCCCGAGCCGCAGCAGCCCGCAGCACCGCAGCAGCCTGGAGCTCCGACGCCCCCTCCGGGCTACGGCGCCCCGCAGCAGCCCGGGTACGGCGCACCAGGGCAGCCGGCGTATGGCGCCCCACAGCCCGGATACGGCGCTCCACAGCAACCCGGGTACGGTGCCCCACAGCAGCCCGGATACGGGTACTACCAGCCGCAACAGGGACAGCAAGACCCGCTGCCGAACCTCACGGCGAGCTACTGGCTCTCGGTGTTCTTCCTGTTCATTCCGGCGCTCATCTTCTACCTCATCGAGAGCCCCCGCGCGACGCCACAGGTCCGCGCGCTGCACGCGGCGAACCTGAACTTCTCGCTGCTGCGCTCGGCCCTGTTCGTGCTTGGCTGGATTCTGACAATCGTTCCGATCCTCGGCCCGATGCTCCTCGGCCTCGCGCACCTCGCAGGCTTCATCTTCCACATCATGGCAGCGGCGAAGCTCAACGAGACCTACCGCAGCGGTGGAGGGGATCCGTTCCTCTTCAACATTCCGATGGTGAAGTAG
- a CDS encoding TIGR02611 family protein encodes MTRPEDDADKAQRLGKPIARFMARWRAAIRKYPWLDALYRVVITVLGGLIVIIGLILVPLPGPGWLIVFLGLTVLGSEYHWARRMLGWLRRALARFWERWNAWRASRAAKRARSAGPGLTDA; translated from the coding sequence GTGACGAGACCGGAAGACGACGCCGACAAGGCGCAGCGATTGGGGAAGCCCATCGCCCGGTTTATGGCGCGCTGGCGCGCCGCGATCCGGAAGTATCCGTGGCTCGATGCGCTCTACCGGGTCGTCATTACGGTGCTCGGTGGGCTTATCGTCATCATCGGGCTGATCCTTGTGCCGTTACCGGGCCCAGGGTGGCTGATCGTCTTCCTTGGACTGACTGTGCTCGGCTCCGAGTATCACTGGGCCCGACGGATGCTGGGGTGGCTCAGACGTGCGCTCGCACGGTTCTGGGAACGCTGGAATGCCTGGCGTGCGTCCCGCGCTGCAAAGCGCGCACGGTCAGCGGGCCCAGGCCTCACAGACGCATAA
- a CDS encoding cache domain-containing protein: MSSDANQLADGIAVVDAFFDGVFAPLQAWMPELERDLRAAQRPLTGPALAELTRDGAFGVLDAEERPLYGAGFCGSAAVVAEGNPLAWWQGADRHLLASSTFGPGQAVIDLARLEWFRVPKQTGEPHIAGPFVDYLCSNEITLTSAIPVVVDGEFWGVACADVLVAGIEESLLPSIRGIAGAALVNAHGRVVVSTDPDRETGDRMRGVGSDDSEPGDESLNVVRSARYPFALVAPK; encoded by the coding sequence ATGAGCAGTGACGCGAATCAACTGGCCGACGGCATTGCCGTGGTCGACGCCTTCTTCGACGGCGTGTTCGCGCCGCTGCAGGCTTGGATGCCTGAGCTCGAGCGCGACCTGCGGGCCGCTCAGCGCCCGCTGACAGGTCCGGCGCTCGCCGAGCTCACACGCGACGGCGCATTCGGGGTGCTCGACGCGGAGGAGCGCCCGCTCTACGGCGCTGGCTTCTGCGGCAGCGCGGCTGTCGTCGCCGAGGGCAACCCGCTCGCCTGGTGGCAGGGAGCCGATCGGCACCTGCTGGCCTCGTCGACGTTCGGACCAGGCCAGGCCGTTATCGATCTCGCAAGGCTCGAGTGGTTCCGGGTGCCCAAACAGACGGGTGAGCCGCATATCGCGGGCCCGTTCGTCGACTACCTGTGCTCAAACGAGATCACCCTTACTTCGGCGATCCCAGTCGTTGTTGATGGCGAGTTTTGGGGAGTTGCCTGCGCCGACGTGCTCGTCGCCGGAATCGAAGAGTCGCTGCTCCCAAGCATCCGTGGGATTGCTGGCGCCGCACTCGTGAACGCGCACGGCAGGGTCGTCGTGTCAACCGACCCGGATCGCGAGACTGGCGACCGCATGCGGGGTGTCGGCTCCGACGATTCCGAGCCTGGGGACGAGTCTCTGAACGTAGTGCGATCAGCGCGCTACCCGTTCGCGCTCGTTGCGCCGAAGTAG